In Spirochaetales bacterium, the genomic stretch GTATATTTCCTTGCTTTCAGGAAAAAGACACCCAGAAGAAGAACGATACCGCAAATAATCTCGACCACACCGAATGATATCTCGACGGCAATACTCGTCCCCCCACCCATTGAAAACATATCCTCGTCGATACGGGTAGAAACGCCGCAAATACCGAGGGCGATAAAAAAAATCGCGAGCATTATTCTCAGAATCAAAAGCGAATTGACATTTTCTGCAAGCTTTGCCATTGCTATTCTCCTTTTCATAATTTGTTTCCCATTTACAAAAGGGTTATAAGGAGTATGGGGAATTCATGTGATTAATGCAATATTTTGAAACAATATTCTTTCACTTTTTCCTCATTCAACCGCTTTCTGGGACGGAGGTTGGAGAAAACAGCATCAGGCCGTAAAAAGCGGGGACAGAGGTTGAAAAAAAAATAATGCCGGACTCACACCGATGCTTGCGGCAACATTTCCCGAATCAACCCTTCTTCTACCCGTCTCGGATTGTTGGCAAGTCGCTCTAGGTTTACTCTGGAAAGCCATGCATCAACATCGCCTTTGGTTTCCAGGCCGATCTTCGCCATCGCTGTTTCGAGTCCGATTTCCCGCATCAACCTCTCGATTTTTTCTCGCGCTTCTTCCGCGGTTTCAGTGCCGATGGATGTCAGCAACAAGCGCATAGTCTTTTTTACATAACCGCATCCTCGTTTGTCTGTAACATCTTCTTCTGTTACCAGATTATTGTATACGATAAATCGTCCGAGCATGAGTCCTACGGCATGACCGTGCGGGATATGATATTTCTTCGTCAGGTAATAAGAAAAGGCATGAGGAGCGGTCGTTTTCGTGATATTGATCGCCTTGCCTGAAAGATGCGCGGCAAGGGCCATCTTCTCTCTGCTATCGTTGTCCGGTGTAAGTACCGCTTTTTTCAGGTTATCGAATGCGAGGCTTATCGCCTGCTTTGCGTATTCGGCGGATTGTCGATTCGATTGAACCGACCAGAAAGACTCGATCCCCTGTGAAAGGGCGTCCATACCAGTTGCCGCGGTTACGGAAGGCGGCATACTGAGGGTGAGTGACGGGTCCACGATCGCGTAATCGGGAAGGACGGAAGGAGCCGCTACAGAATACTTTTCTCCATTAATATAGACGACCGCGAAGTGCGTTGACTCGCTTCCGGTCCCCGCGGTTGTCGGGATCGCGACAAGGGGTATATCGCGGCTTTTCAATGCTTTTTTTTGCGTTATCAGGAGTTCCGGAGACTCAGCATGGTCGGCAAAAACGGCAATGAGTTTTGCCATGTCGATCACCGAACCTCCCCCGACAGCGATTACGACATCATGACCGTGCTGTCTGAAAAGAGCAAGCCCACGCTTCACATCTTCTATCCGGGGATTTGGATCGAATTCGGAAAAAAACATGATATTGCGATTCCCGATGACCGGTTCAAGCATGTCTTTCGCCCCTGAAGATTCAAACGACATCCGGTCCGCCACCAGAAATATGTTCGAAAACCGCTTTCCTGTTATTATCTGCTTGAGGCGACCGATACTGCCGTACCCGAAAAAATCAGTCTGGCGCACCCTTGCCTCCGTCCCCCAGCAGTTTTATTGCAAGCCGGTAGTCTTCTTCCGTATCGATCTCCATGCATACCTCATGATCCAGCGCGACCGGCTCGAGTCCTATTTTTTCCGAACATTCGTTAAAGGCATTTTCCGCGTATACTTCCGTACGGCCCGAATCGACAAACCTCCTTATCTCCCCAAGCCATATCCCCATCCCATGCATGGAAAGCCGGTATAAGGGAAGAAGAAAAACGCAATCGTTCCCGAAAACCCGTGTCCCGATCTCCACGACGATACCATTCGTGATTCTCCCCTTGAAATCCTTTTCCGGAAGCGGCGCTGCGGGATCGACAATAACCGCGTTATCCGCCGGATGTTTCAGAATCTTTTCACAGACACTCCTTTCCATTATAAGGTCGCCGTGAAGGAGGAGTAATGAATCGCTTTTCACATATCGTTCGGCAAGAAACATCGAATAAATATAGTTCGTGGAAGCATATACCGGATTGAACACATAGGAAACATTCAGGTTTCCGTACTTTTGCAGGACGTACTCCCGGACCAGTCCGTCAAAGGGCCCGAGAGTGATCACAAACTCATCGATGCCGCAGTCAAGGAGGAGATCGATCTGGACCGAAAGAATCGTACCCCCCCGAACCTCGAGCAGGCATTTGGGCCTGTCGTCGGTAAGCCTTCCCATCCGCTTTCCGATTCCGGAGTTCAGTATCAGCGCTTTCACCGGACTATTCTCTCACTCCGAGCCGTTGCATGAACATCCGCTTCAAGTCTTGCGGATGATGATGCGGCCGTCCCAAATCCTTGCGCGCCCCCTTTTTAACACGAACTTCAAGAAAGGCGGGACCGCCGATCTTTATAAAATCCGGAAAGATCGATTCGAGGTCATCCCGGCAATCCGCTTTTACGCAATACCGATAGCCGCACCCGCGCGCGATTTCCACGAGATCGATATCCGTCCCGCAGGTGGGCTGTCCCCCTACCGAATCATGGGCGGCATTATTGAAAACGATATGGCGGAAATTGGAAGGGGCACACGTCCCATTGATTCCGAGGCTTCCGAGGTGCATTATCACCGAACCGTCCCCGTCAAAGCAATAAACCTGCCGCTGACGTTGCGCAAGGGCAATTCCAACTGCGATGTGCGATACATGACCCATGGAACCCACGGTCAGAAAATCCCTTTCGTGCCCGAAGCCGCACTCTTCTCGGTACTCGTACAATTCACGGGATATTTTACCGGTCGTCGAAACGATAACCGCCTCGTCATGCAGTTTTCCCGCGATGAACGAGACCGCCTCTTCCCTGGTCATCGTCCCTGCCGGGTTTGATCTTCTTTTCAATTCATACGGTGCAAAGGTCCCGATTCTGACGACAAACGCAAAACTCCTCCCCTTTTTCAGTATCTTTTTCACTTTTTTCATGCCGATTTGAAGCCCTTCGTATGAGTTGGGCATGATATCATACTGAATATCGAGGGTCTCGAGCATGGGAATCGTGATCTTTCCCATTTTTTTATGCTGCGGTTCGTCTTTTACTCCCGGTTCACCCCTGAATCCGACAAGAAGAAGGAGTGGAAGCGTATAGACGTCAGGGTCGGCGAGGGAGACTAAAGGATTAACGGCATTTCCGAGTCCCGAGTTCTGCATATAGACCATCGCCGCCTTCCCGGTTCCAAGGTAATGCCCGGAAGCAAGCGCGACCGCTCCCCCCTCGTTCGCCGTGATGATATGTCGGTCCGGCGGTACCGTATCAGTCACATATGCGCAGAAATCCTTCAGGGTCGAATCCGGAACCCCTGTGTAAAAATCGATCCCCGCTTCCTTGAGAAGGCGATAAAAATCGCAGGCGTTTATCATTTATTTTCCTCCCGGTATAAGCTCCAGAATCTCCCTGATCGGGATACACATATCCTCCGCTTCAAGACCTCGGTGATACATGAGAATTTTCTCCGCCGTTCCTTTCATGGCTTTATAGGCGCTTCGAAGGAGATGATTCGCGTAGATCACCACACTGATACCCGCAGCGGCAAGTTCGTTCTCGGTAATTGTATTAAAGGTTGTAGGGACGACAAAAAGCGGAACCTTTTCCGTGAAACGGGAAAAAGCCCGTGCGAACTCGAGAATTTCATCCGGCGATCCGTTTTTACTGTGAATCATGATGCCGTCCGCCCCCGCTTCGATGTATGCCTTTGCCCGGATGACCGCGTCATCCATGCCGGCTTCGAGAATAAGGCTTTCAATTCTGGCGACAATCATGAAATCATCCGTGATGCGCGCCTTTTTACCGATCGTGATTTTACTGGAAAAGTTTTCGATCGAATCCTGTGTCTGGGCGACCTCTGTTCCGAAAAGAGAATTTTTTTTAAGACCGATTTTGTCTTCGATGATAATCGCGGACACCCCGAGGCGTTCGTAGGCACGAACGATAAAAGAAAAATGTTCGGGTTTCCCACCCGTATCGCCGTCGATGATGAGGGGCTTTGTCGTCACATCGAGTATATCATTGACCGTGTTGAGACGGGAGGTCAGATCCACGAGTTCGATATCCGGTTTGCCTTTTGCCGTCGAATCGGTAAGGCTGCTGATCCAGATGCCGTCGAACTCCTCCTCGCCTTGATTCTCGTCGACTTTCGTGTGTTCCGCGATAAGACCCGATATACCGTTATGGGCTTCGAGGATCCGGACAATGGGTTTGGCATTGATAAGCCGTTTAAGCCGCTTTCGCCGGATTTCCGGGGTTGTCGCGATTTCGAGAAGCCCCAGATTCATCGCTCCGGAAGAAAAACCGGGGGTATACGAGGTTTCGACCAGTTCCCCCCCCCACTCTTTCAGCGTCTCGATCACCTTTTCTCTCACATCTTTCTGCACGCCGACCTGCCAGTCGTCTCCGTGAACGACATAATCGGGCTTTATCCTTCTCAGGTTTTCCGTATAATCACGGGTTTCCTGCGGAACGACTTCTTCCACGCCTTTGATGTTTTTAATAATCGTTTCACGTTGTCCGTACTGCAGATAGGGAAGACGTTTGTATGAGGCGATCGCCTTGTCGGTCAAAAGGCCGACAATGACACGCCCGAGTTTTCTGGCAATATCGATGATATTGAGATGTCCCGGATGGATGATATCCGCGCTCATGGCTACATAAACCTTTTTCATGGCATATCCTTATTCGTTTTCACGACAAAGTATAAAAATATGATGATACTATGGAAGCTATAAATATAGCAATACCGACAGGCATGTATTCATGTATCGGGCTTGAACAATCTTCAATAATAATGATAGATTATACCACAGGGAATAGAAGACGATATTTGACTTTTGGCAGTAATGGTGATACATTAATAGTAAAAAAGAAAGTAAAATGGATAGGAAAGCCGTATTTCTGATAGTTTTTTGTTTATTTCTCGTTTCAATCCCGGGTTTTACCAGAGATTATTATATTTCCCCGTCGGGAAACGACTCCAACACCGGATTATCTTCAGGAAACGCATTCAAAACCATAGACGGCGCCCGCAGGGCGATTCAAACCTATATTTCAGGGGGAATGTCTGAAGACATCGTCGTCTATCTTTCGGCAGGAACGTATCCCGTTACCGATACCGTCCAATTTACCCCGGCGGATTCCGGGAAAAGCGGTTATTCCATTACCTATCGGAATATTGCGGGCTCGAGACCGCTTGTCGCCGGAGGAATTACCGTAAATCAGTCGGACTGGCAGGCTTATGCATCGATTGTTTACCGGGCTTATGTCGGAACCATCACCGCGGTCGCCCTGTTCGAAAACGGGAGGGCGGGAATCCGGGTCGACAATCCCTATGGGTACGCATTGACCCAGATGGTCTCCTCCCTTGATACGCCGGGTGAGTTTTATTATGACGGGACGCAAGGATACCTTTATTACAATCCCCGCTATACACCCATCGACGAGCAGCAGATCACAATACCGCAGGTGCTGCGTATTATCGAGTTCGCGGGTGAAAGCACGATAAACAGGGTTGAAAACATCATTTTCAGCGGGCTTTCCTTTATCGGCACGACATACTCCGACCTGGAACTCGACAGCTATGGAGACGAAACCGGCCTCATCCACATGAGGAATACATCCCGGATAACGATTCGTGAATGCAGAATTCTGGGCGCCGGGGTTACGGGTGTCTTTGTCTGCGACTATGCCTATCGCAATACGATCGAAAACTGTAGAATCGACGGGAGCGGACGGAACGGGATAACCCTCCGAGGCCATCTTCCTGGCGAGGGCGGCTTTGCGAGTGCGGCGGCCTCTGACGTGAACAAGGAAACCAGTGTCAAAAGCTGTTATATAACGGCAACGGGTACACACAGAAGCACGGGAGTGGGAATACGGATTATTCAGAGCGGAAGCAACATCATCGAAAGCAATACTATTTACAGCACAAGCGGATCAGGCGTCCATATCGACGGCCCCGAAAATATAATCGGCTTATCGGTATACGGGACGACGGTAACGAACACAAACAAATATTCGTTTCTTCACGCAAGGAACAATATAATAAGGAAGAACGATATTTCGCGAACCGGACTGAATGCCACGGGAAGCGGCATTTACACGGGAAACGCGGGCACGGGAAACATCTTTGACAACAACATCGTCCATGATATCTATTCCGGCAACATCGGCGGTTTCGCGGCCGGGATAAGCATCGCCTCTCCTTCGGAGGAAGTATCCGTGGTAAACAATATCCTTCACAGCATCAAAACGAGTGAACGCCGGGGCAGGCCTCTCTATATCGCAGGAAACGATTGCACGATCAGCAACAACATCATCGCCGACAACGATCCCACCCACGACTTCGTCTACGACAATACCAGATACGACGGGCGGAACCTCACCATTACGAACAATATCGCAAGTACTCCGGGGGGGACGTTTATCCATTATTTCGAAAGCTGGCATGAATATGTCATGACATCGGATGAGAATCTCTATTATCATCCGTACGGCGGTTATGAAGTCAGAACTCCGTATGAAAGAAACAGCCTTTCAACATGGCAGCAGCACTACGATCAGTCCTCCGTATTCGATATGAATCCCCTCTTTATCGATGAAGGGTCGCACAATTACTCGCTTGAAACCACCTCACCCGCCTTCCGGATAGATTTTACGGATATCGATCAGGATGCCCTTGGTATACCGAAGGATTTCCCACACCGTTACGCGCGCGATCTCATCGAAGCGGAACGGTACAACGCAATTTCCGGTGCCGCGGGGAGGGTGACAACAATCCGTTCGCAATCCCAGTCGGATTACGCAGGCTACAATTCACTCTTTTTTGACGAACAGTGCAAGAACTTCGAAATCCGGTATTCGTGCAATACCACGGCGGGCGAAAACTCGGGGAGATCGATCAGCCTGAGACTGGACGGCCCGACCGGAACCGAAATAGGCAGCATCGCGCTCAGGGGAACAGGCGGTGAAAAAAAATACAGACAGGAAAACATCCCCGTGACCCGGATAACGGGAAAACACGACCTCTTCCTCTATTTTATCGGCGGCACCTCCACGGTCAGGGTCGACTGGTTCAGGTTCTACGAAACCTATGTCAATCCCGTTGTCCCCGCCGTCAATGCACCCATAGTCCAAATAACGAGCCCTCTCGACGGAGCGGTGCTCCGTTCCGGGCAGGATGTCACCATTACCGGCACGGCCCGCGACCTGGACGGCTCGATTACCTCACTCGTTATTTCACTCAACGGCATCGACTATGCCCTCCCCGTCGGCACAAATTTCTCCTATACATGGCGCCCGTACGGAACCGGCGAGCAATCGATCATCGTCCGTGCGACCGACAACTCCGGAAACACCGGCCTGGCCCAGATCACCGTCAACGTCTCCAACGAAAGCGGTAGCGTCCCGGTTATCACGATCACCCAGCCGGAAAACAATGCGACCTTTAAAAGCCCGTTAGCCGAACTTGCCGTTATCGCGACCGTAACGGATCCCGACGGTAACATCAATTCGACCGTCCTCCTTGTCGACGGGATGATCAAAGACAGCGAACCGGAAGAGATCGATCCGGATACATACAAGCTGGTCTGTCCGGGATTTGAACTCAAACCGGGCTCACATCATGTCACGGTCAGGGCGATCGATGACACGGGATTCCAGGGAGACCATTCCATCGAAATACTCGTCACAAGCGAATCATGCCTGATCGCGCACTGGACCTTCGACTCAGCCGTCGGGAACCGGGCGGAAGATTCGTCGGGAAACAATTTTCCCGGAGTCCTGTTCAATATCAACCGCGTCGAAGCGGGAATCAATGGCAACTGCTATTATTTCGACGGCAACGCGGCGGTCAAGGTGATGACGCCCCTGCTCGATTCCCAGCCCCAGTTCACGATCGCGGGGTGGGTAAAACCGCTGGAATTCGGAAACCGTTCCGGACTCTGGGGACAGTACGGTGTTCTGGGATTCGGTTTTTTTCAGGAATCGCTTATGCAGGTGTTCACCTACAACTGCGGAAACCTCGAACCCCCCTACCCCTTCGGACTCAATACCTGGCACCATATCGCCCTCACCGCGGACGGAAGCGTGCTCAGGGTTTTTTACGACGGGGTAATGCAGGACCCGTCGGCACCGACCCCCTGCTCCACCTACGGGAGTTCCTCATCGACCTTCAATATCGGTGGCGGCGGCATTTTCGACCCGGCCGGCAATTATTTCAAAGGCTGGATCGACGACGTCTACCTCTACAGCTGCGCCCTGAGTGCGGACGAGATCCGTATACTCGCGAAAAAAAACGACAACATACCGCCGTCCGTCCGGATTATGGAGCCCGCGAACAAATCGAAAATTCAGGGCCCCGCGACCATTGAAATAAAAATCGAGGCGAGCGACCGCGACGGTGAAATCGAATTCGTGGAAGTGACGGCGAACGAAGACCATGTCGGCCCGCCGCTTTACGAAGCGCCCTATTATTTTACGTGGGCCGGCGTCCCTCCGGGGGACTATACCATCACGGCAAAGGCGGTGGACAATGCCGGGGGCGAGGCGAGCGCGTCGATAACCGTTACCGTCGTCCAGGAAGGCCAGGACCTGCTCGGCTACTGGTCGTTCGACGAAGAAACGGGCGACAAAGCTTACGACAGGTCGGGAAACGAAAACCACGGTGATCTGAAAAACGGCGCCGCATGGACAAAGGGGATAAGCGGAAGCGCGATCAGGTTCAACGGCCACGCGATTGTAGAGACGAACAAGGGGCTTTTCAATGGACTTGCCGCCTTTACCGCGGCGGCGTGGGTAAAACCGTCCGACCTCCACGATCGGAGCGCCGTTTTGGGCCAGGACCACGCCCTGATTTTTTCGATCAACAAATCAGACGGGTCCTCGAGCGGGGAAAACCTTTTCACCACGTGGACCGCCGCCAATATCTATACCGGCACCCCGTATCGCTTTCCGGTCGAAGAATGGCACCACCTTGCCACCGTGGGAACCGGGGAACAATTCATCCTGTACATCGACGGGAAACCGGTCAGAACGATCAGCCAGCCGTGCAGCAGTTACGGCAACTCCGAGTTCACGTTCACCATCGGCGCACTCCCCGTTTTCTGCCAGTACCCGGGTAATTACTTCAAGGGGATCATCGACGAGGTCTACCTCTACAGCAGCGCGCTCGACGAATACGAGATCAAAAACCTCGCCCTCCTCAACTCCTTCAATGCCCCCGAGGTTATCATCACATCACCGGAAGACTACTCCATTTTCTCCGTCGGTGAGCAGATCGAAATCACCGCGGCCGTGAAAGACGATTTCATCCCACAGCTCAGGATGGAGTTTTACGTGAACGGTACCTTTTTGGCGGTCGACGAAACCGAACCCTATACCACCTCATGGACGTCGATCACAAACGGATCCTTCAATGTCAAAGCCAAGGCGATCACGTGGGACGGATACTGGTCGGAAGCCTCGGTCACCCTGACCATCGAACTGACCGGCGGCGAATCCGTGATCGATGACGAAGACGGCGAGAACGTCGGGGCGGAGGATGAAGAAACCGCATCCGGCGATACGGCGGAATTCTCAGACGGCGACAGGGAGTCTTTTTATTACGACACGGGAACCGATCTTTACGACGACGAGGAAAGCGTCGTTTCCACCAAACACATGCACTCCTCGCAAAGAAACGTGTACGACGAACTCGTCAAAAAAGACGACGGCAATAAAACGGGGAGACAGGACAAAGGTGAAGAAAAGGGTTCCTACGACATCGCCGCCACTCATTCCTTTCCGCTCGGCCGTGACGAAGACGGTAACGGCGATCCCGGTGCCGGAAAACCGGAACCCACCCCCTCCGACGTCACCCTCGCGATCGACCGTGGGGACATCGATCCTGTCACCGGCGAACTCAGACTATGGGATCCGTACACCCAGAACTACGACGGCTCGCCCCTCAAAAAACCCTTCCCCGTGATCCTCATTATCGGGATCATCCTGCTGATTCTTGCCGCAGTGGCAGCACAGGTTTATATCATACGGAAAATGGTGCTGAAGAAAAAAGCGGTCGAACGGCAGCCGTAAAGACCGGTTTTTTCGATACGCGTTTCTTTTCTTTACCGGCATGCAGCGTACATATATGAAAAACTCAACAGGTGACCTGTTTTTTATTAATGCGGACTGGACAAAAAAATATCCGGTGCTTTGTCTATTACGTCGAAGCTGTCGGATATTCTTTTCTTTCCGAAGTTGATAGAGGAATTTAGAATAGATAATTATCAGAGGGGGTTTTTAAAGCCGGAGTATCCAAAATGGCGAATAACGAGGAGGATAGAGAGAAATCAATCCATTTTGTCCCGGTAGATGCTGGATTATCATATACAATTGTCGTAATTTTCTCCGTGGGGATTGCTGTAATCTTTTCTCCTCATTACTCCACTGCTTGAATCTTTTTTCGAATTCTTCAAACACCCTATTCCCATACCTCTCCACCATCGCCAAAAACAACTCCAGCAACCCCCTCACCAACTGTGCGATGCTAAAGCAATTCAAATCGGCATGCAGGAGCTTGATCTTCCGATACATATCCTCAGGGAAATAAGCGTGCACATGTACCCGGCTTTCATCGGGATCCTCCGATACCACTCGATAACGGCTCATTCGTTGCCTTCCCCAAATATGTTCCTTTATAATCAAAGGATCGATACAGGACAATATCCCGACAATGACGCCGGATAACGAACACCTTGAACCGAATAAAGAAAAGGCAAGCAGCTTCTCTCTCATTATATTCGTAATAATGAAATGGAACTCATGCTGATCGGATTCTATCATATGACGCTCCTCGAATAATTATTCTTATACAGTATATAACGCTTAAAAAATGCCCGCTGCTTTGATTTTTAGAGGTAAAAAAAATCACAAAGAGGGGTATACCTGTTGCTAACATATTAATGCGGTTTTTTCACATTTAGTCTTTAATTACCACTACATTGTTTCAATATAAACAATTATATTAAATGCAAAAAACCACATTGCTTTATGAGAAAAGCGCTAAAACCCGGCTTAAAGATGTAAGGTTCTCTCGAATAACCAGATACCAATCATTACAATTTGAACTCTTGTACTTGTGAAATCCGGGTTAAACGCCCACAAAACAAATTATATTAATCAATTCCTGAGCATAATATAAAAATAATGGTACCTCACGCTCTGCCATACACACTAATTTCAATCAGAAAATATTATATTATTGGCTTGAAAAAATATAAAAAGCCAGATAGAAACATATTTAAAAATAAAAAAGGTTGTAAAAATATTACATAAAATATATTCATTCGCTTTTTTTCTTATTGTAATATCTGTGAACCTCAACGCGGGAGCACTCGGCGATGCCAACAATTACAATAAAATCGACATTGTCGACGCATTGGTAACAACACAATATTATGTCGGCGAACCGGTATCGAATTTCGACAAAACCTCAGCGGATGTCGATTGTAACAATGTAATCAGTATCATAGATGCACTCCTCATCGCACAATATTATGTGGGGGTCATCTATGAGTTTCCTTGTCCGACAACCGTCCCGACCCAGACCCCGACGCCCGCACCTACCCCCGTCCCTACTGCGGAACCGACCATTGAACCGACGACGGTTACGACACAGGCCCCCACCCCTGTTCCGGGAGCCGGAGAGGTATGGACGTCACCGTCACAGACTGTCGTTAATGTGGGAGACTATTTTCAGACGGAAATTCACGTCAACAGCGGCGACCGTCGGCTCGCTTATTTCGATATTGATGTCTGGTTCGACAAGTCCATAATCAGGATCGATACATCACGGGGGACGGACGGCGTTGCCGCGGGGAGTTCCGGGTTTTTCGATAATGTATGGCTCGATACGAGCAGTATTGAGATCGAAGGAAGAAATACGACGGGTACGGGGCCCGGAACGAATCTTCATGTCCTTACATTGTACTGGCAGGCAATCGGTGCCGGAATGTGTATTATCGAAAACACACCGTTTTACCTTGATGATCCTGATAATTATCAGATCGGGCTGCTTACCGGTACAGACGGCACGGTGGAAGTAAAGGAAATACCGACACCGGATCCGACGCCTGATGATACGGGAACACCGGCACCAACCCGGGTTGTCACCCCAAGCCCGACGCCGGAGGTGATGCTTGCGTCATTGAACTGCGATATCGAGTTTGGTACGGTTTTGGGGACGGCAAACCGGTGGATACCGCATACGGGA encodes the following:
- a CDS encoding DoxX family membrane protein, producing MAKLAENVNSLLILRIMLAIFFIALGICGVSTRIDEDMFSMGGGTSIAVEISFGVVEIICGIVLLLGVFFLKARKYTAITSLIIFIIWIIRIVITRFFQGFTKMTTSFENFMVWLLILSVELVIGAAIFVILKRYD
- a CDS encoding phosphonoacetaldehyde reductase → MRQTDFFGYGSIGRLKQIITGKRFSNIFLVADRMSFESSGAKDMLEPVIGNRNIMFFSEFDPNPRIEDVKRGLALFRQHGHDVVIAVGGGSVIDMAKLIAVFADHAESPELLITQKKALKSRDIPLVAIPTTAGTGSESTHFAVVYINGEKYSVAAPSVLPDYAIVDPSLTLSMPPSVTAATGMDALSQGIESFWSVQSNRQSAEYAKQAISLAFDNLKKAVLTPDNDSREKMALAAHLSGKAINITKTTAPHAFSYYLTKKYHIPHGHAVGLMLGRFIVYNNLVTEEDVTDKRGCGYVKKTMRLLLTSIGTETAEEAREKIERLMREIGLETAMAKIGLETKGDVDAWLSRVNLERLANNPRRVEEGLIREMLPQASV
- a CDS encoding NTP transferase domain-containing protein, whose translation is MKALILNSGIGKRMGRLTDDRPKCLLEVRGGTILSVQIDLLLDCGIDEFVITLGPFDGLVREYVLQKYGNLNVSYVFNPVYASTNYIYSMFLAERYVKSDSLLLLHGDLIMERSVCEKILKHPADNAVIVDPAAPLPEKDFKGRITNGIVVEIGTRVFGNDCVFLLPLYRLSMHGMGIWLGEIRRFVDSGRTEVYAENAFNECSEKIGLEPVALDHEVCMEIDTEEDYRLAIKLLGDGGKGAPD
- the aepY gene encoding phosphonopyruvate decarboxylase, whose product is MINACDFYRLLKEAGIDFYTGVPDSTLKDFCAYVTDTVPPDRHIITANEGGAVALASGHYLGTGKAAMVYMQNSGLGNAVNPLVSLADPDVYTLPLLLLVGFRGEPGVKDEPQHKKMGKITIPMLETLDIQYDIMPNSYEGLQIGMKKVKKILKKGRSFAFVVRIGTFAPYELKRRSNPAGTMTREEAVSFIAGKLHDEAVIVSTTGKISRELYEYREECGFGHERDFLTVGSMGHVSHIAVGIALAQRQRQVYCFDGDGSVIMHLGSLGINGTCAPSNFRHIVFNNAAHDSVGGQPTCGTDIDLVEIARGCGYRYCVKADCRDDLESIFPDFIKIGGPAFLEVRVKKGARKDLGRPHHHPQDLKRMFMQRLGVRE
- the aepX gene encoding phosphoenolpyruvate mutase, producing MKKVYVAMSADIIHPGHLNIIDIARKLGRVIVGLLTDKAIASYKRLPYLQYGQRETIIKNIKGVEEVVPQETRDYTENLRRIKPDYVVHGDDWQVGVQKDVREKVIETLKEWGGELVETSYTPGFSSGAMNLGLLEIATTPEIRRKRLKRLINAKPIVRILEAHNGISGLIAEHTKVDENQGEEEFDGIWISSLTDSTAKGKPDIELVDLTSRLNTVNDILDVTTKPLIIDGDTGGKPEHFSFIVRAYERLGVSAIIIEDKIGLKKNSLFGTEVAQTQDSIENFSSKITIGKKARITDDFMIVARIESLILEAGMDDAVIRAKAYIEAGADGIMIHSKNGSPDEILEFARAFSRFTEKVPLFVVPTTFNTITENELAAAGISVVIYANHLLRSAYKAMKGTAEKILMYHRGLEAEDMCIPIREILELIPGGK
- a CDS encoding right-handed parallel beta-helix repeat-containing protein; translation: MDRKAVFLIVFCLFLVSIPGFTRDYYISPSGNDSNTGLSSGNAFKTIDGARRAIQTYISGGMSEDIVVYLSAGTYPVTDTVQFTPADSGKSGYSITYRNIAGSRPLVAGGITVNQSDWQAYASIVYRAYVGTITAVALFENGRAGIRVDNPYGYALTQMVSSLDTPGEFYYDGTQGYLYYNPRYTPIDEQQITIPQVLRIIEFAGESTINRVENIIFSGLSFIGTTYSDLELDSYGDETGLIHMRNTSRITIRECRILGAGVTGVFVCDYAYRNTIENCRIDGSGRNGITLRGHLPGEGGFASAAASDVNKETSVKSCYITATGTHRSTGVGIRIIQSGSNIIESNTIYSTSGSGVHIDGPENIIGLSVYGTTVTNTNKYSFLHARNNIIRKNDISRTGLNATGSGIYTGNAGTGNIFDNNIVHDIYSGNIGGFAAGISIASPSEEVSVVNNILHSIKTSERRGRPLYIAGNDCTISNNIIADNDPTHDFVYDNTRYDGRNLTITNNIASTPGGTFIHYFESWHEYVMTSDENLYYHPYGGYEVRTPYERNSLSTWQQHYDQSSVFDMNPLFIDEGSHNYSLETTSPAFRIDFTDIDQDALGIPKDFPHRYARDLIEAERYNAISGAAGRVTTIRSQSQSDYAGYNSLFFDEQCKNFEIRYSCNTTAGENSGRSISLRLDGPTGTEIGSIALRGTGGEKKYRQENIPVTRITGKHDLFLYFIGGTSTVRVDWFRFYETYVNPVVPAVNAPIVQITSPLDGAVLRSGQDVTITGTARDLDGSITSLVISLNGIDYALPVGTNFSYTWRPYGTGEQSIIVRATDNSGNTGLAQITVNVSNESGSVPVITITQPENNATFKSPLAELAVIATVTDPDGNINSTVLLVDGMIKDSEPEEIDPDTYKLVCPGFELKPGSHHVTVRAIDDTGFQGDHSIEILVTSESCLIAHWTFDSAVGNRAEDSSGNNFPGVLFNINRVEAGINGNCYYFDGNAAVKVMTPLLDSQPQFTIAGWVKPLEFGNRSGLWGQYGVLGFGFFQESLMQVFTYNCGNLEPPYPFGLNTWHHIALTADGSVLRVFYDGVMQDPSAPTPCSTYGSSSSTFNIGGGGIFDPAGNYFKGWIDDVYLYSCALSADEIRILAKKNDNIPPSVRIMEPANKSKIQGPATIEIKIEASDRDGEIEFVEVTANEDHVGPPLYEAPYYFTWAGVPPGDYTITAKAVDNAGGEASASITVTVVQEGQDLLGYWSFDEETGDKAYDRSGNENHGDLKNGAAWTKGISGSAIRFNGHAIVETNKGLFNGLAAFTAAAWVKPSDLHDRSAVLGQDHALIFSINKSDGSSSGENLFTTWTAANIYTGTPYRFPVEEWHHLATVGTGEQFILYIDGKPVRTISQPCSSYGNSEFTFTIGALPVFCQYPGNYFKGIIDEVYLYSSALDEYEIKNLALLNSFNAPEVIITSPEDYSIFSVGEQIEITAAVKDDFIPQLRMEFYVNGTFLAVDETEPYTTSWTSITNGSFNVKAKAITWDGYWSEASVTLTIELTGGESVIDDEDGENVGAEDEETASGDTAEFSDGDRESFYYDTGTDLYDDEESVVSTKHMHSSQRNVYDELVKKDDGNKTGRQDKGEEKGSYDIAATHSFPLGRDEDGNGDPGAGKPEPTPSDVTLAIDRGDIDPVTGELRLWDPYTQNYDGSPLKKPFPVILIIGIILLILAAVAAQVYIIRKMVLKKKAVERQP